ACTGCAACTGATATTCATTCCAAACAACTTTAATGCAGAattcttttattttattataatgAATTTGTTGAATTTACGAAAGCACAATATCATCCATCGAAGGTGAGACATATTGTTACAattgttaaaaaataaaaatgatttaCTGTCTTTGAAGACGGCTCTCTAACCTAGTGACAAAACTTAGAAGCAAATGTTTAAAATACACAAGAATAGTCGTATTTGGGGCAAAGGGAAGGATAGGTAGACAGATGGTTGAAattaaagttaaaaaaaaaaagaaaaaaattggGTTTATTCTGGCCTAGATAAACTGTGGATGTGTGCTACCAAGAGCTGAAGTCTCCCAAGCCCGTTTTGCCTTTGGGTTTCTTAGCGGTCACTCCGCTGGTAGATGGTCCACTGTCGTTGGCTGGAGCCGGGCGCTTGGTTGCTGCTGCAGGGTTGATGTACTTCCCCACGCCGGGCTTGAAGGTCTGGGGGGCCTGCTCTGCTTTGGGCTTCTTCAGAGAGGCGTCGGTCTGCCggcgctcctcctcctgcttctggAGCTCCTGCTCGCGCTCCGCCGCGATCTGGGCGTCGGCCTCTTCGTAGGGGTTCACGAACACGGTGGCGGTGATGATCTTGATCTCCGAGTGGGGCTTGTCCGTCTTGGGGTCGCTCTCCACCCTCTCGATGGCTGTGAGAGCCTCGAAGCCGCCCACCACCCTGCCGAACACCGTGTGTTTCCTGTCCAGGTAGGCGCACGACCTGAAGGTGATGAAGAACTGGGACTTGTTGGTGTTGGGCCCCGAGTTCGCCATGCTGAGCACCCCTCGACCAGTGTGGGAGAGGTTGGGCTTGAACTCGTCTTTAAAGGGTCGCCCCCAATACgactcccctcctgtccccgtGCCGGTCGGGTCGCCACCTTGAATCATGAAGTTCCTGATGGACCGGTGGAACACCGTTCCGTCGTAGTAGCCCTTCTTGCACAAGCGGATGAAGTTCTCCCCCGCTTTAGGGACCTTGTCACAGTGCAGCTCAAGGTTAAGGTCTCCCTTGTTGGTGTGCAGGCGGACGTAGCCTTTCTTCTTCACGTACTGGTAGCGCACGGTGTCCTCTGTGATGGCGTCGGCTTCGTGGACCGTGGCGGGAGCCATGGCTGTGGACGTGAAGGAGGCCGACACTCTGCCGGTGGAGTAGTGAGCCGCGTTCAGCTTATCCGTCTTCTTGGCCACGGGCTCTTTCATGGTGGACGCCAGAAGTTTGTCTCCCTTGTACTCTTTGTAGAGCTCTGCCAGTGTTTCTTGGGTCTCCAGATTGGTTGTTTTGAGGTGATAGGCAGGGTCCAGCTTGGCTTTCTCTTCATCTGGGTCGAGAACTTTCAAGTTGTTTTTGACGTGGAAAAAGTCGGACACGTTGAACTTGTCCAGGTTTGTGGGGTCCTGTAGAGTGATAAGGTCCTGGCGGGTGAAGGGCTCATCCGTTAAGAGATCTCTGTAACTCTTGGTTTTGATGTTCAGCTGCTCCACCGCCTCATTGGAGAAAACATTGCCGGTGACCTTGTTGGTAACAATATGGGAATTGTTTGTGAAGACAGTGTACAGGACTGGGCAATGATATTTCCCATCGTTGTTTTTGCTGAAATGAAGCTTGATTAGGGACTTTGCTTCCAGTTTCTCGCCAGAGATAGGATTTGTACCATACTTTTTAATCCAAGGAACGATGCTCAGTAAATCAAAGACGATTCCCTCTGGTGTGCACATAGGGTACTCAAACGGCTGAAGGGACAAGCTGCAGTGGTCAAATGGAAGACGCCTGAAGTTTCCCTGCGGTATATCTGGTCTTTTCCCACCATAGAAATGGGTATACTCCGCACATGTTATGTACATTTTATCTTTCTGGTGTTGTCGCTTCCCCATTTTGCCTGATGTGATGTGTAAACAAATGAACGTAAATTGACTGTACTGGCCGTCTAGCGAGCCCAACTTGCTGTAAATCACGCTGGAGTTCAGCTGGTAGTTCCaggtattatttttttaatctttgttgttttccttcttttcttgttcttcttctcttttaGTTTTATCGACGTTAGCAAAGAAAAAAGCTACGAGCTACTAGCTACTACGTAGCAATCACATCCGGTTAGAACATGTACATGCGTGATAAGTCAGGCATCGTTCGCCCATTCCTAGAAATGGGATCTGTAGTCCAAACGATTACCTACGCTCTCTCTTGAACCCAACAATTCTAACGTTCTCAAGTAATTTAATCAATTAAATAACAACGCCATGAATGTACGTTTTATAATcgttgtgtgtttgttacaCAGAATTGTGATATTTActaaaacaataaaataaaaccaTTTGATTTTGCTTCCGGGGCCATGAGGCGAAAAGGCGGGACCAAGCACTTTTACTACAAGTGACGCATGTGAAAAGCTAAGGGCCTTGGGCCAATGAGGACAAAGATAGACTGTCAATGATCAGTGTTTTGACTCTGGCCAGCCTGGGAGACACCTCTTAATTTATATTGTTGACCCCAATAAAACAGGTTGCGCTACTGCAAaattagctagccagctaatgTTAATGACCATGGTAAGATTTCGCTTTGCATTCTTGTAGCTTGTTCGCTAGCTATGGTCAGCCGGCAGCTCGTCTGTGGGCACGTATTAGTTTAATCTACAATTCAGTTTTAGCTAGCCAGCTATCAACAAGCCGGACGAACACAAACCCAAGATCAGTCAAAATGAGACTATTAAGGACACTCATGAGCAATGTCTCCATCGCAAAACACATCGATTATTACTCCAGATTCTCACCATCACCCCTCTCAATGAAACAGTTCTTGGATTTTGGTAAGTGTAACAATGGGCACTTTAGAAAGCAACTCTGTTAGTCTAGATTAGGGTTTTTCAAACTTTATAATCTGCGTACCCCATTATAAATAATATAGTCCACCACGTACCCCCATCTGATAATATGACTGACCCCCATCAGTCATATTATAGAAATTAGCTTATATAATAGAATAGCCTATATATGGTACAATATCAGCACGCAATTGAAACATCAACGCATCTATTGTTTATAGAAAAGAGAGATTAAACATATATTAGATCGCCAAATTATAATAAATACAATGCATTGTGCGACATTACGGATTTTTTCTCGCGTACCCCCTGAAGAGAGTTTGCGTACCCGAGTTTGAAAACCGATGGTCAGGGGTGtcaaatcctggtcctcaggggccgctgtcctgtatgttttagacgtttccctgctccaacacacctgattaaaATGAATGGATCATGAGCAAGCTCAGCAGACGCCTGATAAcgatcattcatttgaatcaggtgctgGATCAGGGAAACTTCTATAACGTACAGGACAGcggcccctgaggaccaggatccaACACCCCTGGTCTAGACGGTTGTTCCTTCTGAAGAACAGTTACTTGCATTACGCTAATTTGTGTCTGTTTCTAGGTTCTGAAAATGCATGTGAGAAAACGTCGTTCGTGTTTCTCAGACAAGAGTTGCCTGTGAGGCTGGCCAACATAATGAAGGAAATTAACTTGTTGCCTGACAATTTGTTGAGGACCCCGTCGGTCAAGTTGGTCCAGAGTTGGTGAGTACACAAGCTAGCGCCAGTCTTCACCTCTCTTGAGGGATTTAAGTGTCATGTTTGTAAAGTGAAACAACCTCCTCAAGGCACTCTTtagctttcttttctttcttttgttttaGGTATCTGCAAAGTCTTCAGGAAATTATCGAGTTCAAGGACAGAAACATTAATGACGAGAAAGTCACATATGAGTAAGTTGATTTAACGGGCTCTAAAATATAGGTTATGTTTTGATGACCACCCATTCCTGCATACGTTGCTCACTGGGTCTCAATTGCAGCTTCACCGATGCTGTGATAAAGATTCGGAACCGACacaatgacgtcatacccacCATGGCCCAGGGGGTGGTGGAATACAAGGAGGCTTATGGAACCGACCCCATCGTGAGCCAGAACGTCCAGTATTTCCTAGATCGATTCTACATGAGCAGGATATCCATCAGGATGCTTCTTAACCAGCACAGTGAGCATGATGCCACATCTGTTAAAGCTCTCACTTATTGTCAAGGGCCAAGATATGGCTCAGCTGTTAGCCTCAAGTAGACATGGGAGCGTTGTAACTTAAACCATATGCTAACATTACAACTCCTAATGTTGTCAGTCATCTTCTATCAtttcaacgtgtgtgtgtacctgtctttGTAGCCCTGCTCTTTGGAGGGAAAGTGAAGGTGAACCCAGCTCATCCTAAACAGATTGGGAGCATTGACCCTCACTGCTGTGTCACTGAAGTGGTGAAGGGTGAGTCTGATCTGTTCCTGCTGATCATGCACTGAAGTGTTACCTTGGCAGGGCACCAATGGGTCCTTAAAATCCTTGAAAGTTTGTGAatttgagaaaaagaaaaaaacaaaacaaggccTTTCAAAGTTTTTGGAAACGGACATATAAACATGGGTTACAGAAAGTACTTGAATTGATATATTTTGTGCAGTAATAGAAATGGAAGTTCTGTGCTGCAAGTTTGGACAGTGTGTCATCACTGTGACACGACACAATGAAGAAGTGTTCACACATTCAAGTCTCTCTTTTTAACTGTTATCTGTGGGCCTCTGTAAAGTCGCTAGTTCTCATTATAAAAATTCTCAGCGTTGTAACAGTAATTAACCTTTAGCAAACTATGCTGTGTTGGGTTCTTGAATTTGAGGGAATTGGGTCTGTGAAGTCCTCGCAAAGTCCTTGAATTAGATGTTTCAGAGGGTGTGAGAACGTTGCTGTGATGACTGCAGTGTTGCTGGCTCTTAACATCAAGAgttttccctctcttccataGACGCTTACCAGAACGCGAGAAACCTATGTGACCGGTATTACATGAACTCCCCAGAGTTGTTGCTGGAGGAATTTAATGGTGACCATTTCGATTTCATCGCCCatacttattttttattttttttaaatatgacTAAGTGGTTGTAGATTTTCTGACGGTCTTTCTGATTTGGTTCCGCCAGTGAAAGACGATGGCAAGCCTGTGACTGTGGTGTACGTGCCCTCTCATCTCTACCACATGGTGTTCGAACTCTTCAAGGTACATGAGTTTCACATCTTTCACTTTTACCAATGGTTTGAGGCTTTACATAAACTGTACAGTGAGGTTAGTTACCCATTCAATTGTTGCATAGAGTAAAGGGAATAGGAAtggattttctttctttttctgcaGAACGCCATGAGAGCCACTATGGAGATGTATGGAGATGCCATGCAGTATCCACCTGTCCATGCCCAGGTCGCCCTGGGGTCTGAAGACCTGACCGTCAAGGTAGAGCGCTGCTTCTCCGCACTgcg
The DNA window shown above is from Osmerus eperlanus chromosome 3, fOsmEpe2.1, whole genome shotgun sequence and carries:
- the ppil2 gene encoding RING-type E3 ubiquitin-protein ligase PPIL2 — translated: MGKRQHQKDKMYITCAEYTHFYGGKRPDIPQGNFRRLPFDHCSLSLQPFEYPMCTPEGIVFDLLSIVPWIKKYGTNPISGEKLEAKSLIKLHFSKNNDGKYHCPVLYTVFTNNSHIVTNKVTGNVFSNEAVEQLNIKTKSYRDLLTDEPFTRQDLITLQDPTNLDKFNVSDFFHVKNNLKVLDPDEEKAKLDPAYHLKTTNLETQETLAELYKEYKGDKLLASTMKEPVAKKTDKLNAAHYSTGRVSASFTSTAMAPATVHEADAITEDTVRYQYVKKKGYVRLHTNKGDLNLELHCDKVPKAGENFIRLCKKGYYDGTVFHRSIRNFMIQGGDPTGTGTGGESYWGRPFKDEFKPNLSHTGRGVLSMANSGPNTNKSQFFITFRSCAYLDRKHTVFGRVVGGFEALTAIERVESDPKTDKPHSEIKIITATVFVNPYEEADAQIAAEREQELQKQEEERRQTDASLKKPKAEQAPQTFKPGVGKYINPAAATKRPAPANDSGPSTSGVTAKKPKGKTGLGDFSSW
- the pdk1 gene encoding pyruvate dehydrogenase (acetyl-transferring) kinase isozyme 1, mitochondrial; the encoded protein is MRLLRTLMSNVSIAKHIDYYSRFSPSPLSMKQFLDFGSENACEKTSFVFLRQELPVRLANIMKEINLLPDNLLRTPSVKLVQSWYLQSLQEIIEFKDRNINDEKVTYDFTDAVIKIRNRHNDVIPTMAQGVVEYKEAYGTDPIVSQNVQYFLDRFYMSRISIRMLLNQHTLLFGGKVKVNPAHPKQIGSIDPHCCVTEVVKDAYQNARNLCDRYYMNSPELLLEEFNVKDDGKPVTVVYVPSHLYHMVFELFKNAMRATMEMYGDAMQYPPVHAQVALGSEDLTVKVSDRGGGVPLRKIDRLFTYTYSTAPRPSMEPSRATPLAGFGYGLPISRLYARYFQGDLKLYSLEGYGTDAIIYIRALSTESIERLPVYNKSAWKHYKTLQEADDWCVPSKEPKDMTTFRSF